A region from the Melioribacter roseus P3M-2 genome encodes:
- a CDS encoding M23 family metallopeptidase produces the protein MKYLLLLLFSLTVICNAQEYKLAGEPIQGSVMVGTGENISEVYLDGEPVQVDKNGRFVIGLDRDEKGPKTLKIIFKDGSVKTEKLTVKKRKYKIQRLKVKSRYVNPPAEEMERIERESEIMKKARKKIGLVDSMMFDDGFIMPVEGGRITSLFGSQRILNGVPKKPHNGIDIGGVGRGAPVKAAADGIVVLAGKNFYFNGNFVLIDHGLGLNSIYLHLDKLYVTDGQKVKKGDVIGEVGSTGRSTGPHLHWGVQWYSKRIDPMSVLNLTLN, from the coding sequence ATGAAATATTTGTTATTGCTCTTATTCTCCCTGACCGTAATTTGTAATGCTCAGGAATACAAATTAGCGGGCGAGCCGATTCAGGGTTCCGTTATGGTCGGAACGGGAGAAAATATATCCGAAGTATATCTGGACGGCGAGCCGGTTCAGGTAGATAAAAACGGCAGATTTGTAATCGGTTTGGACAGGGATGAAAAAGGTCCGAAAACCTTGAAAATAATTTTTAAAGACGGAAGCGTAAAAACCGAGAAACTGACGGTTAAAAAACGAAAGTATAAAATCCAGCGTTTGAAAGTAAAAAGCAGATACGTCAATCCGCCGGCTGAAGAAATGGAAAGAATAGAACGGGAGTCAGAAATTATGAAAAAAGCCCGCAAAAAGATCGGACTGGTCGATTCGATGATGTTTGACGACGGATTTATTATGCCGGTTGAAGGCGGCAGAATTACGAGCCTTTTCGGCAGTCAGAGGATCTTAAACGGCGTTCCGAAAAAGCCGCACAATGGCATCGATATCGGAGGCGTGGGACGAGGCGCTCCCGTCAAAGCCGCAGCCGACGGAATTGTCGTCCTTGCGGGAAAAAATTTCTACTTCAACGGCAATTTTGTTTTGATCGACCACGGTTTGGGCTTGAATTCGATATATCTGCATCTGGATAAATTATACGTAACCGACGGACAAAAAGTGAAAAAAGGAGACGTCATTGGCGAAGTCGGTTCTACCGGTCGTTCTACCGGTCCGCATCTCCATTGGGGAGTTCAATGGTATTCAAAGAGAATCGATCCGATGAGCGTTCTTAATCTCACTTTAAATTAA
- a CDS encoding HAD family hydrolase, producing the protein MLEKYRHIIWDWNGTILDDVDLGIEIINRLLSERNLPNITKEKYKNIFTIPVKDYYAKLGFDFEKEPFEVVGKLWIDEYERRKYECSLYEGVPEVMEKIRSVSAEQSILSAYSQRTLEEMAKHYGVDKYCSHIVGLDNIYAAGKLHLGLELLKKIGNGNGGLLLIGDTLHDYEVAKAMGADCILLSTGHQSKNVLQKAGVKIIDDIRELTNG; encoded by the coding sequence ATGCTCGAAAAATATCGACATATTATCTGGGACTGGAACGGGACGATACTCGACGACGTCGATCTCGGAATCGAAATCATCAACCGCCTCCTCAGCGAAAGGAATTTGCCAAATATTACGAAAGAAAAATATAAAAATATTTTTACCATTCCCGTAAAGGATTATTACGCCAAACTCGGTTTCGATTTTGAAAAAGAACCGTTCGAAGTCGTAGGCAAACTCTGGATCGACGAATACGAAAGAAGAAAATACGAATGTTCGCTTTACGAGGGCGTACCCGAAGTAATGGAAAAAATCAGGAGCGTTTCGGCCGAACAGTCGATACTCTCCGCTTATTCCCAGCGCACGCTCGAGGAGATGGCTAAACATTACGGCGTCGACAAATATTGCAGCCATATTGTAGGTCTCGATAATATTTACGCAGCGGGCAAACTCCACCTCGGTTTGGAATTGTTAAAGAAAATCGGGAACGGAAACGGCGGGCTGCTGCTTATCGGAGACACGCTTCACGACTATGAAGTGGCAAAAGCGATGGGCGCCGATTGTATTCTGCTTTCTACGGGACATCAATCGAAAAACGTTTTGCAAAAAGCCGGAGTTAAAATTATCGACGATATCCGCGAACTGACGAACGGTTAA
- a CDS encoding tetratricopeptide repeat protein: MIAQLMHAQNVDVEIYRKTALEHMENGRYGEAIDQLNKYISAVPQNPEGYNLRALCFEQRKQYENAVLDFRRAIALEKNNSRRNEYLKNLRRVQEVWYNILNKKIEGHLREIAINPDNPINYLEIGKCYRWMEIWNKAEEWYDEYLKRDDNASPDEIIRYTEILAKTGSIKKGETILKKYVERYPDDWRLWSRYGYFTMWLGKYRIAKDAFEKALAIKPFFKEARDGLDIVNRQAYVTQQNPRAFEKEYPIDRYYRLLKKSPSDVEMRFKLVDELLKAKRIEEAYQQLQIIGFAHSDDERFQSKWDYVVQFRDSLYRLNLDRAKSRLEKNPLDKEALKILSRYYEYLQYYDSAMAYLDKYFEEVPDEEDPELIFQYARMAAWNREFDRAIDITDKLLEKYPDNLDYQLFRAQVSIWIKRDLELAKQYLNNVLQKRPNSLDANIAMGSLMLIERKFDEAQKYADKARGIDPTNDEVIKLQSDIDWQKLREEEEKLYRILEKGRKEVLDGNCKDGLVFYEEYMSKAEPNLLILKEYGDVLFCAKEYQRALEAYNQVLDLGYNYDAALQRAKVYYAMGDSVNAVRAFKELVEDDSTDFEAQLYLGDSYLKLGEPDSARNIYNMLLETWDLDSSRVAMVELRKGWLPITGIAAILETFPYYVGIAPLSQYYSDNISFSLSTFGIRADLGINNYLSAGFLFGSTRLNSNSQILDPDIISTYDYIGARSYRTLKGLITIRISKRFNVGTGFGITNSAGTLRREEKEAFANFEIKDTVSVSFTYQNSDGALILYSPYLIDQQYYASLYRIGGYYIHKNGLKISGSFQYISVSDINEGNDLMIRLGKYVYNDLILGYEYYYTNYRFKSQYYYSPQNFESHSFWLDNELEKKKDLTVILGGKIGYIPFSKFIALEGHLEALYRPLENLTISGRMGMGSTSRDDASYRYFSTQLSVYWTAF, encoded by the coding sequence ATGATTGCGCAGTTAATGCATGCGCAAAACGTTGACGTAGAAATTTACCGCAAAACCGCTCTCGAGCATATGGAAAACGGCAGATACGGCGAAGCAATCGACCAGTTAAACAAGTATATTTCCGCAGTCCCGCAAAATCCCGAAGGCTACAATTTAAGAGCTCTCTGTTTTGAACAACGCAAGCAATATGAAAACGCAGTCCTCGATTTCAGAAGAGCCATTGCGCTCGAAAAAAACAATTCCAGAAGAAACGAATATCTTAAAAATCTAAGAAGAGTTCAGGAAGTATGGTATAACATACTCAATAAAAAAATCGAAGGGCATTTGAGGGAAATTGCAATCAATCCCGACAATCCGATCAATTACCTGGAAATCGGTAAATGCTACCGCTGGATGGAAATCTGGAACAAAGCCGAAGAATGGTACGACGAATATCTGAAGCGGGACGACAATGCCTCGCCCGACGAAATTATCCGATATACCGAAATACTCGCAAAAACCGGAAGCATTAAAAAAGGCGAAACGATACTCAAGAAATACGTGGAAAGATATCCCGACGACTGGCGGCTCTGGAGCCGGTACGGTTATTTTACGATGTGGCTGGGCAAATACAGAATTGCCAAAGACGCTTTCGAAAAAGCCCTTGCGATAAAACCGTTTTTCAAAGAAGCCAGAGACGGCCTCGATATTGTTAACAGACAGGCTTACGTTACACAGCAAAATCCGCGCGCATTCGAAAAAGAATATCCGATCGACAGGTATTATCGCCTTCTCAAAAAGAGTCCTTCCGATGTGGAAATGAGGTTTAAACTCGTCGACGAATTGCTTAAAGCCAAACGAATCGAAGAAGCGTATCAACAGCTTCAAATTATCGGTTTTGCGCACAGCGACGACGAACGCTTCCAATCCAAATGGGATTATGTGGTGCAGTTCCGCGACAGTCTCTACCGGCTCAATCTCGACAGAGCGAAATCAAGACTCGAAAAAAATCCGCTCGACAAAGAGGCGCTTAAAATTCTTTCGCGCTATTACGAGTATCTTCAGTACTACGACAGCGCAATGGCTTACCTCGATAAATACTTTGAAGAAGTCCCGGACGAAGAGGACCCCGAACTTATTTTTCAGTACGCAAGAATGGCGGCGTGGAATCGCGAGTTCGACCGGGCAATCGATATTACCGACAAACTTCTGGAAAAATACCCCGACAATCTCGATTATCAATTATTCAGAGCTCAGGTTTCAATTTGGATAAAAAGAGACCTGGAGCTTGCCAAACAATATCTCAATAACGTTTTGCAGAAAAGACCAAACAGTCTGGACGCAAATATTGCAATGGGGTCTTTGATGCTGATTGAAAGAAAATTTGACGAGGCGCAAAAATACGCCGACAAAGCGCGCGGCATCGACCCAACCAACGACGAGGTTATTAAATTACAGTCGGATATCGACTGGCAAAAGTTGAGAGAAGAAGAGGAAAAACTCTACCGGATTCTGGAGAAAGGGCGCAAGGAAGTTCTCGACGGCAATTGCAAGGACGGTCTGGTTTTTTACGAAGAGTATATGTCGAAAGCCGAGCCGAATTTGCTGATACTCAAAGAATACGGCGACGTGCTTTTCTGCGCGAAAGAATATCAAAGAGCTCTCGAAGCATACAATCAGGTGCTTGACCTGGGATACAATTACGACGCCGCATTGCAGCGCGCAAAAGTTTATTATGCAATGGGCGATTCGGTAAACGCCGTACGCGCGTTTAAGGAGCTGGTAGAAGATGATTCGACGGATTTCGAAGCGCAATTGTATCTGGGCGACTCTTATCTGAAATTGGGAGAGCCCGATTCGGCGCGTAATATATATAATATGCTCCTTGAAACCTGGGACCTCGATTCCTCGAGAGTCGCAATGGTGGAACTCCGAAAGGGCTGGCTGCCGATTACCGGCATTGCGGCTATACTCGAAACGTTTCCGTATTATGTGGGAATTGCGCCCCTTTCTCAATATTATTCCGACAATATCAGTTTCAGTCTTTCCACTTTCGGAATTCGAGCCGATCTGGGAATAAATAATTATCTCTCCGCGGGATTTCTGTTCGGTTCGACACGCCTCAACTCGAATTCTCAAATCCTTGACCCGGACATAATTTCCACCTACGATTATATCGGCGCCAGAAGTTACAGAACGTTGAAGGGATTGATAACTATTCGTATTTCGAAGCGCTTTAACGTCGGCACGGGATTCGGAATAACCAATTCAGCGGGAACGTTACGGCGCGAAGAAAAAGAAGCGTTTGCAAATTTCGAAATTAAGGATACGGTTTCCGTGTCGTTTACTTATCAGAATTCCGACGGAGCTTTGATTCTCTATTCGCCCTATTTGATCGATCAGCAATATTACGCCTCGCTCTATCGTATCGGCGGATATTACATCCACAAGAACGGACTTAAAATCAGCGGGTCGTTTCAATATATTTCCGTTTCCGATATCAACGAAGGCAACGACTTGATGATACGACTCGGTAAATACGTTTACAACGATTTAATACTCGGCTACGAATATTATTACACGAATTATAGATTCAAATCGCAGTATTACTATTCGCCTCAGAATTTCGAATCGCACAGTTTCTGGCTGGACAACGAGCTCGAAAAAAAGAAGGATTTAACGGTTATACTCGGCGGAAAGATAGGATACATTCCTTTCAGTAAATTTATTGCGCTCGAAGGTCATCTCGAAGCGCTCTATCGTCCTTTGGAAAACCTTACTATCAGCGGTCGAATGGGAATGGGAAGCACATCCAGGGACGACGCGAGCTACAGATATTTTTCAACTCAGTTATCGGTTTATTGGACGGCATTTTGA
- a CDS encoding DUF3108 domain-containing protein: protein MTNRLNVVLLIFTLFILFSAGEIHYSQNKNSEFRRIENKAFAAGETLRFEVRYGFVTAGIAEFSIPRTVKIAGREVYNVVFKVNSIPAFDMFYKVRDRYETYIDTEGIFPWRFEQHIREGGYSRDFSAFFDQRRGIARTSEGSYEIPKYVNDIVSAFYYARTYDFSNMKPGDKIQLENFYKDKVYPLDVIYRGKETINVDAGEFKCIILEPIIREGGLFKSEGTIVIWMTDDELKIPVKVKTKILIGSIDADLIYYEGLKSAPKSKIN from the coding sequence ATGACTAACAGATTAAATGTCGTCTTGTTAATATTTACTCTTTTCATTTTATTCTCGGCGGGCGAAATACATTATTCGCAAAACAAAAACAGCGAATTCAGAAGAATCGAGAATAAAGCGTTTGCCGCCGGCGAGACTCTGAGATTCGAAGTAAGATACGGTTTTGTAACCGCCGGAATAGCCGAGTTTTCAATTCCGCGCACCGTAAAAATAGCGGGACGAGAAGTCTACAACGTTGTCTTCAAAGTCAATTCCATCCCGGCTTTCGATATGTTTTACAAAGTTCGAGACAGATACGAAACGTACATCGACACCGAAGGAATCTTTCCGTGGCGATTCGAACAGCACATTCGAGAAGGCGGATACTCACGCGATTTTTCGGCCTTCTTCGATCAAAGGCGGGGAATCGCCAGAACTTCCGAAGGCTCATATGAAATTCCCAAATATGTCAACGATATCGTTTCCGCTTTTTACTACGCCAGGACTTATGATTTTTCGAACATGAAGCCCGGCGATAAAATTCAGCTCGAAAATTTTTACAAAGACAAAGTTTATCCGCTCGACGTAATTTACCGGGGCAAAGAAACAATTAACGTCGACGCAGGCGAATTTAAGTGCATTATTCTCGAACCGATAATAAGAGAAGGCGGATTGTTCAAAAGCGAGGGCACTATTGTAATCTGGATGACAGACGACGAACTGAAAATACCGGTAAAAGTAAAAACAAAAATATTAATCGGATCGATCGACGCCGACTTGATTTATTACGAAGGACTGAAGTCTGCTCCTAAGTCAAAAATTAATTAA
- a CDS encoding ligand-binding sensor domain-containing protein, producing MEYSLLKYYRLILITASVLFAVNTVTGQSLDPSKRFSQYVIEKWTNKDGLPQNSVYGIMQSKDGFLWFGTEEGFVRYDGIRFEVFSSENIDLMNNNLVVTILQDSKGVFWAGTFGGLLKYSEKEVKLYDLSKGLSNNSVRALFEDEYGRIWAGTSDGLNIIEGDSVKTYSVNDGLTNDYIYKITGDRKGKIYLATRTGGVNIAEYDRNQVKFSAITTEHGLSSNFIRSVYLDSKNQLWVGAFQSGIELIKDGKPVNFEGKEKLKRLSALDFEEDEDGIIYIGAESGLYRLNKGRVDSFILSSQTNYNNIIDLFFDREGNLWLGTYSNGLYKIREGTFTAFAKEEGLPENFVLSVIADKKGVWVSTRSNNITRIIDGQVSNYVYKSDPDLMIQTYAVRNDTLWMGTNKGLYFYVDGKVRKIKKEECDNCSQIYALYVDKKNNLWVGTDGGGLFLYERGKLVNKSVDEKSSLLRVRFITEDDKGNLLLGTAGNGFIIYNDGVYKYYEESNGFPSNLVRHVIYDKTGTIWIATSGKGILRIKNGIVRQITRREGLPTDAVHAIAEDAEGFVWGSGNGGIFRVRKSELNGVADGKIESVYAEKFGTEDGMKNNECNGGVQGAVAVDSSGKIWFPTIQGVVSVDPESQHYNDYVPPVQIRRVLFDFEPSEISASMKAPVGTSIIRFDYIAPSFCKPEKIKYKYILEGYESNWNVWENRRSVIYYNLEPGEYTFRITSANKYGVWGNQEAKVNIYIPPAIYQTIYFKITAPLLMIGFIYLIIKWRVKKQEKQTALLERIVEIRTEELKNEIKAKEAVQKELKEYAEKLEELNKTKDKFFSIISHDLRNPLYSIASSADFLMNNRKVLSDGEIDELINLIKNSTLLLNNLIENLLAWARIQTGRIDYQKIDFDITESINNIVALLQTYAGQKEITIEFIPGGKIYVFADKTAIESILLNLLSNAIKFSYPEGVVTVKTKDSNGDYLEVCVEDNGVGIGNDDLSRIFDPNVNYTQRGTQGEKGTGLGLMLCKEHVENNGGKLWVESELGKGAKFYFTVPLSKEKRIGQTVSNG from the coding sequence ATGGAATACAGCTTACTTAAATATTATCGTTTGATTTTAATAACGGCGTCGGTATTATTTGCCGTTAATACGGTTACGGGACAATCGTTAGATCCTTCCAAAAGATTCAGCCAGTACGTCATAGAAAAATGGACAAACAAAGACGGACTTCCGCAGAATTCCGTTTACGGAATTATGCAATCGAAGGACGGCTTCCTCTGGTTCGGCACCGAGGAAGGATTTGTGCGATACGACGGAATTCGGTTCGAAGTATTCAGCTCCGAAAATATCGATTTGATGAACAACAACCTAGTAGTAACCATATTGCAGGATTCAAAAGGCGTTTTCTGGGCAGGCACGTTCGGGGGATTGTTAAAATATTCGGAAAAAGAAGTTAAGTTATACGATTTAAGCAAGGGTCTTTCTAACAATTCCGTCAGAGCGCTTTTCGAGGACGAATACGGAAGAATCTGGGCGGGCACATCAGACGGATTGAATATAATAGAAGGCGATTCGGTAAAAACTTACTCGGTTAACGACGGTTTGACGAACGATTATATCTATAAAATTACGGGCGATAGAAAAGGCAAAATTTATTTGGCGACCCGCACGGGAGGCGTAAATATTGCGGAATATGACCGCAATCAAGTTAAATTCAGCGCCATTACAACCGAGCATGGTTTGTCGAGTAATTTCATCCGATCGGTTTATCTGGACAGTAAAAATCAACTTTGGGTCGGCGCTTTCCAGTCGGGCATTGAATTAATTAAAGACGGGAAGCCGGTGAATTTTGAAGGCAAAGAAAAATTGAAGCGGCTTTCGGCGCTCGATTTCGAGGAAGACGAAGACGGTATAATTTATATCGGAGCCGAAAGCGGTCTTTACAGATTGAACAAAGGACGCGTCGACAGTTTTATATTATCGTCGCAGACAAATTATAACAATATTATCGACCTTTTCTTCGACAGAGAAGGCAATCTCTGGCTGGGCACTTACAGCAACGGTCTGTATAAAATTCGCGAAGGTACGTTTACCGCTTTTGCAAAAGAAGAAGGCTTGCCCGAAAATTTCGTATTGTCTGTTATTGCCGACAAGAAGGGCGTATGGGTTAGCACCCGTTCCAATAATATTACAAGAATTATCGACGGGCAGGTATCCAATTATGTATATAAATCCGACCCGGATCTAATGATACAAACTTACGCCGTAAGGAACGATACTTTATGGATGGGCACAAACAAAGGACTCTATTTTTATGTTGACGGAAAAGTTCGAAAGATAAAAAAAGAAGAATGCGACAATTGCAGTCAAATTTATGCGCTCTACGTCGATAAAAAAAATAATCTTTGGGTCGGTACGGATGGCGGCGGATTATTCTTATACGAGAGAGGGAAACTTGTTAATAAATCGGTTGACGAAAAGTCGTCGCTATTGCGCGTTAGGTTTATTACGGAAGACGACAAAGGGAATCTGCTTCTCGGAACGGCTGGAAACGGATTCATTATTTATAACGACGGCGTTTACAAATATTACGAAGAATCTAACGGATTCCCGTCAAACTTAGTGCGGCATGTAATTTATGACAAGACGGGAACGATATGGATAGCAACGAGCGGTAAAGGAATATTGAGAATTAAAAACGGAATAGTGCGACAGATAACGAGAAGAGAAGGTTTGCCGACTGATGCCGTGCATGCGATTGCGGAAGACGCGGAAGGTTTTGTCTGGGGAAGCGGCAACGGCGGTATATTCAGAGTGAGAAAATCTGAATTGAATGGAGTTGCCGACGGAAAAATCGAGTCGGTATATGCCGAAAAATTCGGTACGGAAGACGGCATGAAAAACAATGAATGCAACGGCGGAGTGCAGGGCGCCGTTGCCGTCGATTCGTCGGGCAAAATATGGTTTCCTACGATTCAGGGAGTCGTGTCGGTCGACCCCGAATCGCAACATTACAACGACTATGTGCCGCCGGTGCAAATCAGAAGAGTGCTTTTCGATTTTGAACCCTCGGAAATTTCCGCCAGTATGAAAGCTCCCGTCGGAACCTCTATAATCAGATTCGATTATATCGCTCCTTCATTCTGTAAACCGGAGAAAATAAAATATAAATATATACTCGAAGGTTACGAAAGTAACTGGAATGTGTGGGAAAACCGGAGAAGCGTAATCTATTACAACCTGGAACCCGGCGAGTATACGTTCAGAATCACATCGGCAAATAAATACGGAGTGTGGGGCAATCAGGAAGCTAAAGTTAATATCTACATACCGCCGGCAATTTATCAGACAATTTATTTCAAGATTACCGCTCCGCTCTTAATGATCGGCTTTATTTATCTAATTATTAAATGGCGCGTTAAAAAGCAGGAAAAACAAACGGCGCTGCTTGAGAGAATCGTCGAAATACGCACTGAAGAATTGAAGAACGAAATAAAGGCCAAAGAAGCGGTTCAAAAAGAGTTGAAGGAATATGCCGAAAAACTGGAAGAGCTGAACAAAACCAAAGACAAATTTTTCTCGATTATATCTCACGATCTCAGAAATCCTCTCTATTCGATCGCATCCTCTGCCGATTTCCTTATGAATAACAGAAAAGTTCTAAGCGACGGAGAAATAGACGAACTGATAAATCTGATTAAGAATTCAACCCTTCTTTTGAATAACCTGATTGAAAACCTGTTGGCTTGGGCGCGTATTCAAACGGGCAGAATCGATTACCAGAAAATAGACTTCGACATTACGGAATCGATAAATAATATTGTTGCTTTGCTGCAAACTTACGCCGGACAAAAAGAAATAACGATTGAATTTATACCCGGAGGAAAGATATATGTATTCGCGGACAAAACAGCTATCGAATCGATTCTCCTGAATTTGTTGTCGAACGCAATTAAATTTTCTTATCCGGAAGGCGTTGTTACGGTAAAAACGAAGGACTCGAACGGCGATTATCTCGAAGTTTGCGTTGAAGATAACGGCGTCGGCATTGGCAACGACGACCTGTCCAGAATATTTGATCCGAACGTCAACTATACTCAAAGGGGAACGCAGGGCGAAAAGGGCACGGGACTCGGACTTATGCTATGCAAAGAACACGTAGAAAATAACGGCGGAAAACTTTGGGTGGAAAGCGAACTCGGAAAAGGCGCTAAATTTTATTTTACCGTACCTTTAAGCAAGGAAAAACGGATAGGCCAAACGGTTTCTAACGGTTAA
- a CDS encoding glycosyltransferase family 9 protein, with protein MNTPEKILIIRTDRIGDVTLTLPMAHAIKKFYPGAQVAFLVREYTRPLAENNKYIDETLVLKEKNGKILYGENIELLKKFDACFLVHPTFELALLVYLSGIKIRAGTGYRWYSFLFNRKIYEHRKYAEKHELEFNLSMLNAIGINYETIADNIDFGLRPDAETSEEVKTFLKNNDVDTESKLIIIHPGSGGSSVDLPFDNMKRLVTKLSQIDGAEILITGSKSETELCARLIVSEKTKNLAGVFNLKELIALISLSDILIANSTGPIHIAAALNKFVVGFYPKVVSCSAERWGPYTDNKAVFKPETECNNCTIKKCMITNCMSAIDIDKVVDTIANQLSVSND; from the coding sequence ATGAACACGCCAGAAAAAATATTAATTATCAGAACGGACAGAATCGGCGACGTCACGCTTACTCTTCCGATGGCGCACGCTATTAAAAAATTTTATCCCGGCGCGCAGGTTGCTTTTCTCGTAAGAGAATACACAAGACCCCTTGCGGAAAACAACAAGTATATTGACGAAACCTTAGTTCTAAAAGAAAAAAACGGCAAGATTCTATACGGGGAGAACATCGAGCTTCTGAAAAAATTCGACGCTTGTTTTCTGGTACACCCGACTTTTGAACTGGCTCTGCTGGTTTATCTCTCCGGCATTAAAATCCGAGCGGGCACCGGATATCGCTGGTATTCTTTTTTATTCAACAGGAAAATTTACGAGCACCGCAAATATGCCGAGAAGCACGAGCTCGAATTCAATTTGTCGATGCTCAACGCCATCGGAATAAATTACGAAACTATCGCGGACAATATCGATTTCGGGCTGCGCCCCGACGCTGAGACCTCGGAAGAAGTGAAAACTTTCCTGAAAAATAACGACGTTGATACGGAGTCGAAATTAATTATAATTCACCCCGGCAGCGGAGGCAGCTCCGTCGATTTACCGTTCGATAATATGAAACGATTGGTTACAAAACTATCGCAGATTGACGGCGCCGAGATTTTAATCACAGGCAGCAAATCGGAAACGGAACTTTGCGCCCGTCTGATTGTTAGTGAAAAAACAAAAAATCTGGCGGGAGTTTTTAATCTGAAAGAATTAATAGCTCTTATAAGTTTATCGGATATTTTAATAGCGAATTCAACGGGTCCGATTCATATTGCTGCGGCGTTAAATAAATTCGTCGTCGGTTTTTATCCGAAAGTCGTCTCGTGCTCGGCAGAGAGATGGGGACCGTATACCGACAACAAGGCTGTATTCAAGCCGGAGACGGAGTGCAACAACTGCACAATAAAGAAATGTATGATTACAAATTGTATGAGCGCCATCGATATTGACAAAGTTGTCGATACCATTGCCAATCAATTGAGCGTATCCAATGACTAA
- a CDS encoding KamA family radical SAM protein: protein MRNYKSFTLRNWKELPQLQKLSDYEKKAIEVVGTVLPFKTNNYVVEELIDWNNIPDDPIFTLTFPRAEMLRQEHYKEVEKLLDSNAPQEEIKETVKNIRWELNPHPAGQKYNVPKIDGIELTGVQHKYRETVLFFPSQGQTCHAYCTFCFRWPQFVGMNELKFAMKETELLIRYLKEHTEVTDLLFTGGDPLIMKTKILASYIDQILDADIENLQTIRIGTKAIGYWPYRFIDDPDADDLIRLFEKIISKGKNLAIMAHFNHPVELSTPAAEEAIRRIRATGAQIRTQSPLLRHINDSSEVWAEMWRKQVNLNCIPYYMFVARDTGAQEFFGVPLVEAWNIYRNAYKNVSGVCRTVRGPSMSATPGKVQILGVSEVNGEKTIVLRFLQGRDPDWVARPFFAKYDEKAIWLDQLKPAFGGDKFFFEDELESIFHEHIYDDESENFE from the coding sequence ATGAGAAATTATAAGAGCTTTACGCTGAGGAATTGGAAGGAATTGCCGCAATTGCAAAAATTGAGCGATTACGAGAAGAAAGCCATTGAAGTTGTCGGTACGGTTCTTCCTTTCAAAACAAACAATTATGTAGTCGAGGAACTGATAGATTGGAATAATATTCCCGACGATCCGATTTTTACGTTAACGTTCCCGCGCGCGGAAATGCTGCGGCAGGAACATTATAAGGAAGTGGAGAAATTGCTCGATTCCAACGCGCCGCAGGAAGAGATAAAAGAAACGGTTAAAAACATCAGGTGGGAACTCAATCCACACCCTGCGGGACAAAAGTACAACGTGCCGAAAATTGACGGTATCGAATTAACGGGAGTTCAGCATAAGTACAGGGAAACCGTCCTGTTTTTCCCGAGTCAGGGACAAACGTGTCACGCTTACTGTACTTTCTGCTTCAGGTGGCCTCAATTTGTCGGTATGAACGAATTGAAATTCGCGATGAAAGAAACAGAATTGTTGATTAGGTACTTGAAAGAACATACCGAAGTAACCGATCTGCTTTTTACCGGCGGCGATCCGTTAATAATGAAGACTAAAATTCTCGCCTCTTATATCGATCAAATACTCGACGCCGACATCGAAAATCTTCAGACTATAAGAATCGGAACCAAAGCAATCGGCTACTGGCCATACCGCTTTATTGACGACCCCGACGCCGACGATCTGATAAGACTCTTCGAAAAGATTATTTCAAAGGGTAAGAATCTGGCAATCATGGCGCATTTCAATCATCCCGTTGAACTGAGCACTCCTGCGGCCGAAGAAGCAATAAGAAGAATCAGGGCGACGGGCGCGCAGATTAGAACGCAATCGCCGTTGTTGAGACATATTAACGACTCGTCCGAAGTATGGGCTGAAATGTGGCGCAAGCAGGTCAATTTGAACTGCATCCCTTATTACATGTTTGTGGCTCGCGATACGGGCGCTCAGGAATTCTTCGGCGTTCCGCTCGTCGAAGCGTGGAATATTTATCGAAACGCCTACAAGAATGTTAGCGGCGTTTGCCGTACGGTGAGAGGACCCAGTATGAGCGCCACTCCGGGCAAAGTTCAAATTCTCGGCGTAAGCGAAGTTAACGGCGAAAAGACAATCGTACTTAGATTTTTGCAGGGCAGAGATCCGGACTGGGTCGCCAGACCGTTCTTTGCCAAATACGACGAGAAGGCAATCTGGCTCGACCAGCTTAAACCCGCTTTCGGAGGCGATAAATTCTTCTTCGAAGATGAGCTCGAATCGATCTTTCACGAACATATCTACGACGACGAATCGGAAAATTTCGAATAA